One window of Desulfobacca acetoxidans DSM 11109 genomic DNA carries:
- the nuoH gene encoding NADH-quinone oxidoreductase subunit NuoH, translating to MNLPLLVGVLVVKTLIVFVVFLTTIAYVVLMERKVLGFLQFRYGPNRVGPWGLLQPLADAIKLIFKEDFTPPSANKVLFVLAPMIVGLTAFLPLAAIPFADKILPDQITIYGQTLDLTVASLNRGVIADVNIGILYIFAVAGMAVYGAVIGGWASNNKYSLLGGLRLSAQMISYELALGLSIIGVLMLAGSLSLVKIVEAQKDMWFIVYQPLGFILFLTAAFAECARTPFDLIECENELVAGYQTEYSSMKWGLLMMGEYGHVVIASALTTTLYLGGWYGPYLPPVVWFLLKTFAVIFFFIWVRGTFPRFRFDQLMYLGWKVMLPLALVNILITGVAMLYF from the coding sequence ATGAACCTGCCGTTACTAGTCGGGGTCCTGGTGGTGAAGACGCTCATTGTCTTTGTGGTGTTTCTCACTACCATCGCCTACGTCGTGCTGATGGAGCGTAAGGTTTTGGGTTTTCTCCAATTCCGTTACGGTCCCAATCGGGTAGGTCCCTGGGGATTATTGCAGCCCCTGGCAGATGCGATCAAACTGATCTTTAAAGAGGATTTTACCCCGCCAAGTGCAAATAAAGTCTTGTTTGTGCTGGCGCCGATGATTGTCGGATTGACGGCGTTTCTGCCTTTAGCGGCGATTCCTTTTGCAGATAAGATACTACCGGACCAGATTACCATTTATGGTCAAACCCTTGATCTGACGGTGGCCAGTCTGAACCGCGGGGTGATTGCGGATGTTAATATCGGCATCCTCTATATCTTTGCAGTGGCGGGAATGGCAGTGTATGGTGCAGTTATCGGCGGTTGGGCGTCGAACAACAAGTATTCGCTCCTTGGCGGGTTGCGGCTGTCGGCCCAGATGATTAGCTACGAACTGGCCTTGGGGTTGTCAATCATCGGGGTGCTTATGCTGGCCGGGAGTTTAAGCCTGGTGAAGATCGTGGAAGCCCAGAAGGACATGTGGTTTATAGTGTATCAGCCACTCGGGTTCATCCTCTTTCTTACCGCTGCCTTTGCGGAGTGTGCCCGAACCCCGTTTGACCTCATTGAATGCGAAAATGAGTTGGTAGCCGGCTATCAGACGGAATACAGCTCGATGAAATGGGGTCTGTTGATGATGGGGGAATACGGGCATGTGGTTATTGCCAGTGCGCTCACGACGACGCTCTATCTGGGTGGCTGGTATGGGCCGTATTTACCTCCGGTGGTCTGGTTTTTATTAAAGACGTTTGCTGTGATCTTCTTTTTCATCTGGGTCAGAGGAACCTTTCC
- a CDS encoding molybdopterin-dependent oxidoreductase — protein sequence MINLTIDGKAIQVEEGKTILQAAQANGIRIPFLCYHPAIKAIGSCRICVVEVKPGPPRPQPACTTRVSEGMEVITNSERIKSIRRELVKFMLVNHPLDCPWCDKGGECELQNLTHELGIAEVDYEAARKPINNDVESPLIERYNTRCVTCGRCVRVCRERVGASAINFENRGYFTDLGSGQQPLNCEFCGTCIEVCPVGALINKLFKYSARSWEMTQSETICQFCGGGCNYQVNVKDGKVLRVSREAENPLLCMRGRFGFGVLNSPERIKTPLIKKGGQFVEATWDEALEFAAQGLMQVMAKSGSGAVYGIGSPRASNEANYLLQKLFRVGLGSNQIDNPARYNYLRALEGIAEVFGKPEIEGINPERQKISKPFHSPLMLEEGAKGKGFPFVLGDCEKLSQADVVLVLGADVTPEMPPYGWQLMKALQNENFRLIVANPRKTKYDRYAHLKMRYKPGSERALLVGLMEAVLEGKPGHEPYLAAEGFEVFKENLLKAPLQDIKSRTGVLVGDLREAGKLLAQAQAPAIIFGNDVLAQVQGKENAVAIANLFLLIGQPCNPGSGLYPIAEKNNTHGVCDVGVLPNLLPGYQELGGGTAFTDIWGKAPSTLAGMPLDEALSKLENNAVNAPQAFYIMGGDMVRQLPNSTRVLGILQKAKFIVMQGAFMTETAKVADVVLPVAIHAEVNGTYTNTDGKLGRLQAAVGTNGVRPGWQIIADLSRKLDVPMEYANEEDIFREMSAGMPLYAGIQPGYRWPCPSITAEVKGTFVPFSPEVDISGEGPFTLIVGKTMGHSGSFTTWAAGPMTILSGQVLKMNPDDAAALGIAAAEKVTVSSNQGSIAVTVALTEEMPAGVVFLADHFADPMANTLTLNSNLCRVTIQKG from the coding sequence ATGATCAATCTGACGATCGATGGCAAAGCAATACAGGTGGAAGAGGGAAAAACTATTCTCCAGGCTGCGCAGGCGAACGGAATACGTATACCCTTTCTCTGCTACCATCCGGCTATCAAAGCCATCGGCTCGTGCCGGATTTGCGTGGTGGAAGTCAAGCCCGGCCCCCCCAGACCGCAACCCGCCTGTACCACCAGGGTGAGCGAGGGGATGGAAGTTATTACCAATTCCGAGCGGATCAAGAGTATCCGTCGGGAATTGGTGAAATTCATGCTGGTCAACCACCCGCTGGATTGCCCCTGGTGTGACAAAGGGGGCGAATGCGAGCTGCAGAATCTCACGCATGAACTTGGCATAGCCGAAGTAGATTATGAAGCGGCGCGTAAGCCCATAAACAATGATGTTGAATCGCCCCTCATCGAACGTTATAACACCCGGTGCGTCACCTGCGGCCGGTGTGTGCGCGTCTGTCGGGAGAGGGTAGGGGCCAGCGCCATTAATTTTGAGAACCGGGGATATTTCACGGATCTGGGCAGCGGTCAGCAGCCATTGAACTGCGAGTTCTGTGGCACCTGTATTGAGGTCTGTCCGGTCGGGGCCTTGATCAATAAGCTGTTCAAGTACAGCGCCCGCAGTTGGGAGATGACGCAATCGGAGACCATTTGCCAGTTCTGCGGCGGGGGTTGTAATTACCAGGTGAACGTCAAGGATGGCAAGGTCCTGCGAGTCAGCCGGGAGGCGGAGAATCCGCTCCTTTGTATGCGGGGTCGCTTCGGTTTTGGCGTCTTGAATTCGCCGGAACGGATCAAGACTCCTCTCATTAAGAAGGGTGGACAGTTCGTCGAGGCTACCTGGGACGAGGCGTTGGAGTTCGCCGCACAAGGTTTGATGCAGGTGATGGCCAAGAGCGGTTCCGGCGCCGTCTATGGCATCGGATCTCCCCGGGCCTCGAATGAAGCCAATTATCTCTTGCAGAAACTCTTCCGAGTCGGTTTGGGATCAAATCAGATCGACAACCCGGCCAGATATAACTATCTCCGGGCCTTGGAGGGGATAGCCGAGGTCTTCGGCAAGCCTGAGATTGAAGGGATCAATCCGGAGCGGCAGAAAATCAGCAAGCCGTTTCACAGCCCGCTCATGTTGGAGGAAGGCGCCAAAGGCAAAGGCTTTCCTTTTGTGTTAGGCGATTGCGAGAAATTATCTCAGGCTGACGTCGTGCTGGTCCTGGGTGCTGATGTTACGCCGGAAATGCCGCCTTATGGTTGGCAGCTCATGAAGGCCCTGCAAAATGAAAATTTCCGGTTGATCGTCGCCAATCCCCGGAAAACCAAATATGATCGGTATGCACACCTTAAAATGCGCTATAAACCGGGAAGCGAACGGGCCTTGCTGGTCGGCTTGATGGAGGCGGTGCTCGAGGGCAAGCCTGGCCATGAGCCCTATTTAGCAGCCGAGGGTTTCGAGGTTTTCAAAGAGAACCTGCTGAAGGCGCCTTTGCAGGATATCAAAAGCAGGACCGGTGTTCTGGTCGGGGACCTGCGAGAAGCTGGAAAGCTTTTGGCTCAGGCCCAAGCGCCGGCGATTATCTTCGGCAATGATGTGCTGGCTCAGGTCCAAGGCAAAGAAAACGCCGTGGCTATCGCTAATCTTTTCCTGCTTATCGGCCAGCCGTGCAATCCAGGCAGCGGGCTCTACCCCATCGCGGAGAAAAATAACACTCACGGTGTCTGCGACGTCGGGGTGCTGCCCAACCTGCTGCCGGGCTATCAGGAATTAGGCGGCGGGACGGCCTTTACTGACATATGGGGAAAGGCGCCTTCGACCCTTGCCGGGATGCCGCTGGATGAAGCTCTGAGCAAACTGGAAAATAACGCCGTTAATGCGCCGCAGGCCTTTTATATCATGGGCGGCGACATGGTGCGGCAGTTGCCCAATAGTACACGGGTGCTGGGTATTTTGCAGAAGGCTAAATTTATTGTCATGCAAGGCGCCTTTATGACGGAGACGGCCAAGGTAGCCGATGTCGTGTTGCCGGTCGCCATTCATGCTGAAGTGAACGGCACCTACACCAACACCGACGGCAAACTGGGGAGATTGCAAGCCGCGGTTGGCACCAATGGAGTCAGGCCCGGTTGGCAGATCATTGCTGACCTCAGTCGAAAGCTGGATGTTCCCATGGAGTATGCCAATGAAGAGGACATCTTTAGAGAGATGTCGGCAGGCATGCCGCTCTATGCCGGAATCCAGCCCGGTTACCGCTGGCCCTGTCCGTCTATCACCGCGGAGGTTAAAGGCACGTTTGTCCCCTTTAGTCCCGAGGTGGATATTTCGGGAGAGGGGCCGTTTACCCTCATCGTCGGGAAAACCATGGGGCATTCTGGCAGCTTCACCACTTGGGCGGCCGGTCCGATGACCATCCTCTCCGGGCAGGTGTTGAAGATGAATCCGGATGACGCTGCTGCTCTAGGGATTGCAGCTGCTGAAAAAGTTACTGTCAGTTCGAATCAGGGTAGTATTGCGGTCACGGTGGCGCTCACGGAGGAGATGCCGGCGGGGGTGGTCTTCCTGGCGGATCATTTTGCTGACCCGATGGCGAACACCTTAACCTTAAATTCAAACCTTTGTCGCGTGACTATTCAGAAGGGTTAA
- the nuoD gene encoding NADH dehydrogenase (quinone) subunit D has product MNSAELAPRTETMLLNLGPQHPSTHGVLRVWLELDGEVIVNADPDIGYLHRGIEKMCENRTYHQCLPLTDRLDYLAGTANNLGYVLAVEKLLGVEVPKRAQYIRVLMAEFTRISSHLFWLGTHGHDLGAMTPLFFAFREREQLMDLFEMAWGGRLFPCYLRIGGLAADLPPGFVEKAWEFVKAFPEKIKDYHNLLTKNRIWIARTKDVGIMTREEAIDWGWSGPMARGSGVDWDIRRDTPYSSYQDFDFVVPLGQNGDTYDRYLVRMEEMVQSNRICRQVLEKLPEGEVNVDDPTVSLPPKEKVYNNIEALINHFLLIERGLTPPAGEVYHAIEAPKGELGFYIISDGSPKPFRVKVRGPSFINLSPTKILAKGRLLSDIIALIGTMDIVLADVDR; this is encoded by the coding sequence ATGAATAGCGCCGAATTAGCACCTCGCACCGAGACCATGCTCCTGAACCTGGGTCCGCAGCACCCCAGTACCCACGGCGTGCTCAGGGTCTGGTTGGAGCTGGATGGGGAAGTGATCGTTAACGCCGACCCAGATATCGGCTACTTGCACCGGGGTATCGAAAAGATGTGCGAGAACCGCACCTACCATCAGTGTCTGCCGCTGACTGATAGGTTGGATTATCTGGCCGGCACCGCCAATAACCTGGGCTATGTCCTGGCAGTGGAAAAGCTGCTGGGCGTCGAAGTCCCTAAGCGGGCCCAGTATATCCGGGTTCTCATGGCGGAGTTCACCCGGATCTCCAGCCATCTCTTCTGGCTGGGAACCCACGGCCACGATTTAGGCGCCATGACTCCTCTGTTCTTTGCTTTTCGCGAACGGGAGCAGCTCATGGACCTCTTTGAGATGGCATGGGGTGGTCGGCTCTTTCCCTGCTATCTCCGGATTGGCGGTTTGGCGGCAGATTTACCGCCCGGGTTTGTTGAGAAGGCCTGGGAATTTGTCAAGGCCTTTCCGGAAAAAATTAAGGATTACCACAATCTGCTAACCAAAAACCGCATCTGGATTGCCCGCACCAAGGACGTGGGCATTATGACTAGAGAAGAGGCCATCGATTGGGGTTGGTCCGGTCCCATGGCCCGCGGTTCGGGGGTTGATTGGGATATTCGGCGGGATACGCCGTATTCCAGCTACCAGGATTTTGACTTTGTCGTGCCTTTGGGACAGAATGGCGACACCTACGACCGCTATCTGGTTCGCATGGAGGAGATGGTGCAGAGCAACCGGATCTGTCGGCAGGTGTTGGAAAAGCTGCCGGAGGGAGAGGTCAACGTCGATGATCCCACGGTCAGCCTGCCTCCCAAGGAGAAGGTGTATAACAATATTGAAGCATTAATTAATCATTTTCTGCTTATTGAAAGAGGTCTGACTCCTCCTGCGGGCGAGGTTTATCATGCTATTGAGGCCCCCAAAGGCGAGTTGGGCTTTTATATCATCAGTGACGGCAGTCCGAAACCATTCCGGGTGAAGGTCAGGGGTCCGTCGTTTATTAACCTGTCACCCACCAAGATATTGGCAAAAGGGCGTCTGTTGTCTGATATTATTGCCCTCATTGGAACGATGGATATTGTGTTAGCCGACGTGGACCGGTAA
- a CDS encoding NADH-quinone oxidoreductase subunit C produces MAINKLQAQFPDEIVDVYEFRGDATVTVKPEKLVEICEFLRDDPETSFRYLSSVSGVDYHPASPRFAATYHLYSHQNRNRIALKAFCANDDAPALPSVVSVWSTADWHEREAYDLVGIKFSGHPDLRRILTPPECEGYHPLRKDYPQEGY; encoded by the coding sequence ATGGCCATTAACAAATTGCAGGCTCAATTCCCCGATGAGATTGTGGACGTCTATGAGTTTCGGGGAGATGCTACGGTCACGGTCAAACCGGAAAAGTTGGTGGAGATATGTGAATTTCTGCGGGATGATCCGGAGACGTCTTTCCGATACCTCTCCTCGGTTTCGGGGGTGGATTATCACCCGGCTTCACCCCGGTTCGCGGCAACCTACCATTTATATTCGCACCAGAACCGAAATAGGATCGCGTTGAAGGCATTCTGTGCCAATGATGACGCCCCGGCCCTGCCATCGGTGGTGTCGGTGTGGTCTACAGCGGACTGGCATGAGCGGGAAGCCTACGATTTAGTAGGCATCAAGTTTAGCGGTCATCCCGATCTGCGCCGGATTCTGACGCCGCCGGAATGTGAAGGCTATCACCCGTTAAGGAAAGATTATCCCCAAGAAGGGTATTAG
- a CDS encoding NADH-quinone oxidoreductase subunit B, producing the protein MGIEEHLGNNILTTSLEKMVDWARKNSLWPATFGLACCAIEMIVTAANRYDIARFGMEAFRASPRQADLMIVAGTVTKKMVPAVVRIYEQMTEPKWVIAMGACASSGGIFRSYAVVQGIDQYLPVDVYVPGCPPRPEGLLYGILKLHDKILKDPFLTKKYRDQIPARRTHGHGH; encoded by the coding sequence ATGGGTATTGAAGAACATTTAGGGAACAATATTTTAACGACCTCTTTAGAGAAGATGGTGGATTGGGCCCGGAAGAATTCTCTCTGGCCGGCGACCTTTGGGTTGGCCTGCTGCGCTATCGAGATGATTGTGACCGCAGCGAACCGTTATGACATTGCCCGTTTTGGGATGGAGGCTTTTCGGGCGTCGCCGCGCCAGGCCGATTTGATGATCGTGGCCGGCACGGTGACGAAAAAGATGGTACCGGCGGTGGTCCGGATTTACGAGCAGATGACCGAGCCGAAGTGGGTAATTGCCATGGGGGCCTGTGCCTCTTCGGGTGGCATATTTAGAAGCTATGCGGTGGTCCAGGGCATTGACCAGTATCTGCCGGTGGATGTATATGTCCCCGGTTGCCCCCCCCGGCCTGAGGGGCTGTTGTATGGTATCCTCAAACTCCACGACAAGATCTTAAAAGACCCATTCCTGACGAAGAAATATCGCGATCAGATTCCGGCCAGGAGGACGCATGGACATGGCCATTAA
- a CDS encoding NADH-quinone oxidoreductase subunit A codes for MLIDYLPILVYLVIALGVAVGMVALSEALGKKTHTAVKDLPYECGMIPSGDARSRYSVKFFVIAMFFLVFDIEAIFLYPWAVIYRALGLFGLIEMGIFILVLAVGLAYVWGKGALQWE; via the coding sequence ATGCTTATCGATTATCTACCAATTCTGGTGTATCTGGTCATAGCCCTTGGCGTGGCGGTAGGGATGGTGGCTCTCTCTGAGGCCTTGGGGAAGAAGACTCACACGGCAGTCAAGGACCTTCCCTACGAGTGCGGCATGATTCCGTCCGGAGATGCCCGTAGCCGTTATTCGGTGAAGTTTTTCGTCATTGCCATGTTTTTTCTGGTGTTCGACATTGAAGCAATTTTTCTCTATCCCTGGGCAGTGATTTACCGGGCCCTGGGATTGTTTGGCCTCATTGAAATGGGGATCTTTATTCTCGTCCTGGCAGTAGGCCTGGCCTATGTTTGGGGTAAAGGCGCCCTCCAGTGGGAATAA
- the nuoF gene encoding NADH-quinone oxidoreductase subunit NuoF — protein MAELKKPVSAELTSEQVKRIREVCQQLGKVKGKVLPILHAVQDICGNWLPLEALQLVAKELEIPYGYLYGVLTFYSMYSVTPRGRYIIRMCESAPCHVNGAENILEALKEELGVEVGGTTSDGLFTLELTACLGTCEVAPAMQINEVVFGNLTGAKVKEILDNYRAGKEVDYRTLARTTIKPLAYPLDQDNMVLFANLDRIDPMSLDDYRAKGGYEGLKKAVTSMSQVDAINEVKTAGVRGRGGAGFPAGLKWSFTQPSPIIPKYIVCNADEGEPGTIKDRYIMEGDPHRVLEGMALAGYAVGASHGYIYVRGEYYLSMLRLQNAIDQAMQNGCLGKNIFGSDFSFTIEVQSGGGAYVCGEETALIESIEGKRGNPRVKPPFPGQVGVWGKPSIVNNVETLSSIPMIISKGGEWYKAKGTEDATGTKIFQVVGHVNQPGVIEADLGMTVRELIDRYGGGIRGGKKFKACQTGGASFGFITEDQLDTPMEYKAMGAIEGALGSGTMLVMDEDTCIVDVVKCILYFFQHESCGFCLPCRRGTRILYDLICKIADGRGEEADLDKMIKVAQVMADSANCALAMSPIFFIKTTIERYRDDYLAHLNGTCPLCKK, from the coding sequence ATGGCGGAATTAAAAAAGCCCGTAAGCGCCGAATTGACCTCGGAACAGGTCAAGCGCATCAGAGAAGTATGTCAGCAGTTGGGTAAGGTAAAAGGGAAGGTGTTGCCCATCTTGCACGCCGTGCAGGATATCTGTGGTAACTGGCTGCCCCTGGAGGCCTTACAACTGGTAGCGAAAGAACTTGAAATCCCATATGGTTATCTATATGGGGTTTTGACTTTCTATAGCATGTATTCTGTTACTCCCCGGGGCAGATATATTATCCGGATGTGCGAATCAGCGCCCTGTCATGTCAACGGGGCGGAGAATATCCTGGAGGCGCTGAAGGAAGAATTGGGAGTAGAGGTGGGGGGGACAACCTCGGATGGCCTTTTCACCTTAGAACTTACGGCGTGTTTAGGTACATGCGAAGTGGCCCCGGCCATGCAGATCAACGAAGTGGTCTTTGGTAATCTGACGGGTGCGAAGGTCAAGGAAATCCTGGATAACTACCGGGCGGGGAAAGAAGTAGATTACCGCACTCTGGCGCGCACGACGATTAAGCCCTTGGCGTATCCGTTAGATCAGGACAACATGGTATTGTTCGCCAACCTGGACCGGATTGATCCGATGAGTTTGGATGATTATCGGGCCAAGGGCGGCTACGAAGGGCTGAAAAAGGCCGTCACCTCGATGAGCCAGGTGGATGCCATTAATGAGGTGAAGACGGCCGGGGTTCGAGGTCGAGGTGGTGCCGGTTTCCCGGCGGGGTTGAAATGGTCCTTTACCCAGCCGAGTCCGATTATCCCCAAGTATATTGTCTGCAATGCTGATGAAGGTGAGCCGGGCACAATCAAGGACCGGTATATTATGGAGGGCGATCCCCACCGGGTGCTGGAGGGCATGGCCCTGGCCGGCTATGCGGTAGGCGCCTCTCATGGGTATATCTATGTCCGGGGGGAATACTATCTGTCGATGCTGCGTCTGCAGAATGCCATCGATCAGGCCATGCAAAATGGTTGTTTGGGCAAGAATATTTTCGGTTCCGACTTCAGTTTTACCATCGAAGTGCAGTCCGGTGGCGGCGCCTATGTATGCGGGGAAGAAACGGCCCTGATCGAATCGATCGAGGGCAAGCGGGGTAATCCGCGGGTTAAACCGCCGTTTCCGGGTCAGGTTGGTGTTTGGGGCAAGCCCAGTATTGTCAATAATGTCGAAACGCTGTCAAGTATTCCGATGATTATCAGCAAAGGCGGCGAATGGTATAAGGCCAAAGGCACCGAAGACGCTACCGGCACCAAGATCTTCCAGGTGGTTGGGCATGTGAACCAGCCCGGCGTCATTGAGGCCGATCTGGGCATGACGGTGCGGGAATTGATCGACAGATACGGCGGCGGCATCCGGGGTGGCAAGAAGTTCAAGGCCTGTCAGACCGGCGGTGCTTCTTTCGGCTTCATCACCGAAGACCAGCTCGACACTCCGATGGAATATAAGGCCATGGGGGCTATCGAAGGTGCTCTGGGGTCGGGCACTATGCTGGTCATGGATGAGGATACCTGCATTGTTGATGTGGTCAAGTGCATCCTCTACTTCTTCCAACACGAGTCGTGCGGTTTCTGTCTACCCTGTCGGCGGGGCACCAGGATTCTCTACGACCTGATTTGCAAGATTGCCGATGGTCGGGGAGAAGAAGCCGATCTGGATAAAATGATCAAGGTAGCCCAGGTAATGGCGGATAGCGCCAACTGCGCTCTGGCCATGAGTCCCATATTTTTTATCAAGACGACGATAGAACGCTATCGTGATGATTATCTGGCTCATTTGAACGGGACCTGCCCCCTGTGCAAAAAATAG
- the fbp gene encoding fructose-1,6-bisphosphate aldolase/phosphatase has translation MADKITLSVIKADVGGYVGHCAMHGELILEASRHLDDARSQGVLVDYHVTACGDDLELIMTHSHGVDNRDVHHLAWEVFEACTEVAKKLKLYGAGQDLLSHAFSGNVRGMGPGVAEMEFVERESEPIVIFMADKTSAGAWNLPLYKIFADPFNTAGLVIAPTLHAGFRYEVHDVKGHQKILFSTPEELYDLLVFIGATGRYLVKAVYTKDGEIAAVSSTERLALIAGKYVGKDDPVCVVRCQGKFPAVGEVVEPFSMPHIVEGWMRGSHYGPLMPVPLSQARPTRFDGPPRVICLGFQLANGHLVGPCDIFDDPSFNEARRLCNVIADHLRRHGPFEPHRLPMDEMEYTTLPQVMAKLQDRWQPLEN, from the coding sequence ATGGCAGACAAAATTACCCTGAGCGTGATCAAAGCCGATGTCGGCGGCTACGTGGGGCATTGCGCCATGCACGGCGAGCTGATTTTGGAGGCCAGCCGTCATTTAGATGATGCCCGCAGCCAGGGAGTCCTCGTTGACTACCACGTCACCGCCTGTGGTGATGACCTGGAACTCATCATGACCCACTCTCATGGCGTTGATAATCGGGATGTCCATCATCTCGCCTGGGAGGTCTTTGAGGCCTGCACCGAAGTCGCCAAAAAATTAAAGCTCTACGGCGCCGGACAGGACCTGCTGAGCCACGCTTTTTCCGGCAATGTCAGAGGCATGGGTCCGGGCGTGGCAGAAATGGAGTTTGTCGAGCGCGAGTCTGAGCCCATCGTTATCTTTATGGCTGATAAGACATCGGCCGGGGCCTGGAATTTGCCCCTCTACAAGATTTTCGCCGATCCATTTAATACCGCCGGTCTGGTCATCGCTCCCACTCTGCATGCAGGTTTTCGCTACGAAGTCCATGACGTTAAAGGTCATCAGAAAATATTATTCAGCACTCCGGAGGAACTCTATGATCTCCTGGTTTTTATCGGCGCCACCGGACGTTATCTAGTAAAAGCGGTCTATACCAAAGACGGGGAAATAGCCGCCGTCTCCTCTACCGAGCGACTGGCTCTAATTGCCGGAAAATACGTCGGTAAGGATGATCCGGTCTGTGTCGTCCGCTGCCAGGGAAAGTTTCCCGCCGTCGGAGAGGTTGTGGAACCCTTTTCCATGCCCCACATCGTCGAGGGCTGGATGCGCGGCTCTCATTACGGCCCCCTCATGCCGGTCCCGTTATCACAGGCCCGTCCCACCCGATTCGATGGCCCTCCCCGAGTTATATGCTTGGGTTTCCAACTGGCTAACGGCCACCTCGTTGGCCCCTGCGATATTTTTGATGATCCCAGCTTTAATGAAGCCCGCCGCCTCTGCAATGTCATTGCCGACCACCTGCGCCGCCACGGCCCCTTTGAACCGCATCGCCTGCCCATGGACGAAATGGAATATACCACGCTGCCCCAGGTGATGGCCAAGCTACAGGACCGTTGGCAACCTCTGGAAAACTAG